One Ananas comosus cultivar F153 linkage group 1, ASM154086v1, whole genome shotgun sequence DNA window includes the following coding sequences:
- the LOC109717034 gene encoding aspartokinase 2, chloroplastic-like isoform X1, whose protein sequence is MLVAFQIGLRSHCAGSTRDSLSPFSLISSTSHHKLKLGSSSRLIYLRREGFYGRRRGGLKVCCERDAAASAVAEKAGVALSQPSVQSDGSASQQLSVVMKFGGSSVASAERMREVAELTLSFPEERPVIVLSAMGKTTNKLLLAGEKAVSCGVTNVSEIDELSFVKELHLKTVDELGVDRSVISVLLDELEQLLKGIAMMKELTLRTRDYLVSFGECMSTRIFAAYLNEVGCKARQYDAFDIGFITTDDFTNADILEATYPAVAKRLHGDWISDPAIPIVTGFLGKGWKSGAVTTLGRGGSDLTATTIGKALGLREIQVWKDVDGVLTCDPNIYTNAKPVPYLTFEEAAELAYFGAQVLHPQSMRPAREGDIPVRVKNSYNPQAPGTLITKARDMSEAILTSIVLKSNVTMLDIVSTRMLGQYGFLAKVFSIFEDLGISVDSVATSEVSISLTLDPSKLWSRELIQQELDHVVEELEKIAVVHLLQHRSIISLIGNVQRSSLVLEKAFNVLRKNGVNVQMISQGASKVNISLVVHDREAKQCVRALHSAFFENGFNSEVEADLFQNGSAILADHSLR, encoded by the exons ATGTTGGTAGCTTTCCAAATTGGGCTTAGATCTCACTGTGCTGGTTCCACTAGGGATTCATTAAGCCCTTTTTCTCTCATCTCGAGCACTTCACATCATAAGCTCAAATTGGGCTCATCTTCGAGGTTGATCTATTTGAGGAGGGAAGGGTTTTatgggaggagaagaggaggctTAAAGGTATGTTGCGAGAGAGACGCCGCCGCATCGGCGGTAGCAGAGAAGGCTGGAGTGGCGCTCAGCCAGCCGTCTGTTCAAAGCGACGGAAGTGCTTCGCAGCAGCTGAGCGTGGTGATGAAGTTCGGCGGGTCCTCGGTCGCATCGGCGGAGCGGATGCGGGAAGTTGCCGAGCTCACACTCAGCTTTCCCGAAGAAAGGCCGGTGATCGTCCTGTCGGCGATGGGGAAGACGACGAATAAGCTTTTGCTG GCTGGGGAGAAGGCGGTCAGTTGTGGTGTGACCAATGTGTCTGAAATCGACGAGTTGAGCTTCGTAAAAGAGTTGCATCTCAA GACGGTAGACGAGCTTGGAGTTGATAGATCTGTTATATCTG TTTTGTTGGATGAGCTGGAGCAACTTTTGAAAGGTATTGCCATGATGAAAGAGCTGACACTTCGAACGAGAGACTACCTAGTTTCATTTGGAGAATGTATGTCCACAAGAATTTTCGCGGCATATTTGAACGAAGTTGGCTGCAAAGCACGGCAG TACGATGCGTTTGATATTGGTTTTATAACAACTGACGACTTCACGAATGCTGATATCTTGGAAGCAACTTACCCTGCTGTTGCAAAACGGTTACATGGGGACTGGATTAGTGATCCTGCAATTCCTATTGTAACCGGTTTCCTTGGAAAG GGTTGGAAATCTGGTGCCGTCACTACCCTCGGCCGGGGTGGTAGTGACTTGACAGCTACTACCATTGGTAAAGCCTTGGGATTACGGGAAATTCAG GTTTGGAAGGATGTTGATGGTGTTTTGACTTGTGATCCTAACATCTACACAAACGCAAAGCCTGTGCCGTATTTGACATTCGAAGAGGCGGCTGAACTTGCCTATTTTGGTGCACAG GTTTTGCACCCACAATCAATGCGACCTGCTAGAGAAGGTGACATACCAGTTAGGGTTAAGAATTCATACAATCCTCAAGCTCCGGGTACCCTGATCACTAAAGCAAGAGATATGAGTGAG GCTATACTGACAAGTATAGTTTTGAAATCAAATGTTACCATGTTGGATATCGTGAGCACCCGAATGCTTGGGCAGTATGGCTTTCTAGCAAAG GTTTTTTCCATATTTGAAGACTTGGGCATTTCTGTTGATAGTGTGGCAACTAGCGAAGTCAGTATTTCCTTAACCTTAGATCCGTCAAAGCTGTGGAGTAGAGAATTAATCCAGCAG GAACTTGATCATGTGGTTGAAGAGCTTGAGAAAATTGCAGTAGTTCACCTCCTTCAGCACAGATCGATAATCTCCCTTATTGGAAATGTGCAGCGCTCTTCTTTAGTACTAGAAAAG GCATTTAATGTTCTGCGGAAAAATGGAGTAAATGTTCAGATGATCTCACAAGGGGCATCAAAg GTGAACATTTCGCTGGTTGTCCACGATCGCGAGGCCAAGCAGTGCGTAAGAGCTCTCCATTCAGCATTCTTTGAGAATGGCTTCAACTCGGAAGTTGAAGCTGATCTTTTTCAGAATGGCTCCGCAATACTCGCGGATCACTCCTTACGCTGA
- the LOC109717034 gene encoding aspartokinase 1, chloroplastic-like isoform X2, with protein sequence MLVAFQIGLRSHCAGSTRDSLSPFSLISSTSHHKLKLGSSSRLIYLRREGFYGRRRGGLKVCCERDAAASAVAEKAGVALSQPSVQSDGSASQQLSVVMKFGGSSVASAERMREVAELTLSFPEERPVIVLSAMGKTTNKLLLAGEKAVSCGVTNVSEIDELSFVKELHLKTVDELGVDRSVISVLLDELEQLLKGIAMMKELTLRTRDYLVSFGECMSTRIFAAYLNEVGCKARQYDAFDIGFITTDDFTNADILEATYPAVAKRLHGDWISDPAIPIVTGFLGKGWKSGAVTTLGRGGSDLTATTIGKALGLREIQVWKDVDGVLTCDPNIYTNAKPVPYLTFEEAAELAYFGAQVLHPQSMRPAREGDIPVRVKNSYNPQAPGTLITKARDMSEAILTSIVLKSNVTMLDIVSTRMLGQYGFLAKVFSIFEDLGISVDSVATSEVSISLTLDPSKLWSRELIQQASV encoded by the exons ATGTTGGTAGCTTTCCAAATTGGGCTTAGATCTCACTGTGCTGGTTCCACTAGGGATTCATTAAGCCCTTTTTCTCTCATCTCGAGCACTTCACATCATAAGCTCAAATTGGGCTCATCTTCGAGGTTGATCTATTTGAGGAGGGAAGGGTTTTatgggaggagaagaggaggctTAAAGGTATGTTGCGAGAGAGACGCCGCCGCATCGGCGGTAGCAGAGAAGGCTGGAGTGGCGCTCAGCCAGCCGTCTGTTCAAAGCGACGGAAGTGCTTCGCAGCAGCTGAGCGTGGTGATGAAGTTCGGCGGGTCCTCGGTCGCATCGGCGGAGCGGATGCGGGAAGTTGCCGAGCTCACACTCAGCTTTCCCGAAGAAAGGCCGGTGATCGTCCTGTCGGCGATGGGGAAGACGACGAATAAGCTTTTGCTG GCTGGGGAGAAGGCGGTCAGTTGTGGTGTGACCAATGTGTCTGAAATCGACGAGTTGAGCTTCGTAAAAGAGTTGCATCTCAA GACGGTAGACGAGCTTGGAGTTGATAGATCTGTTATATCTG TTTTGTTGGATGAGCTGGAGCAACTTTTGAAAGGTATTGCCATGATGAAAGAGCTGACACTTCGAACGAGAGACTACCTAGTTTCATTTGGAGAATGTATGTCCACAAGAATTTTCGCGGCATATTTGAACGAAGTTGGCTGCAAAGCACGGCAG TACGATGCGTTTGATATTGGTTTTATAACAACTGACGACTTCACGAATGCTGATATCTTGGAAGCAACTTACCCTGCTGTTGCAAAACGGTTACATGGGGACTGGATTAGTGATCCTGCAATTCCTATTGTAACCGGTTTCCTTGGAAAG GGTTGGAAATCTGGTGCCGTCACTACCCTCGGCCGGGGTGGTAGTGACTTGACAGCTACTACCATTGGTAAAGCCTTGGGATTACGGGAAATTCAG GTTTGGAAGGATGTTGATGGTGTTTTGACTTGTGATCCTAACATCTACACAAACGCAAAGCCTGTGCCGTATTTGACATTCGAAGAGGCGGCTGAACTTGCCTATTTTGGTGCACAG GTTTTGCACCCACAATCAATGCGACCTGCTAGAGAAGGTGACATACCAGTTAGGGTTAAGAATTCATACAATCCTCAAGCTCCGGGTACCCTGATCACTAAAGCAAGAGATATGAGTGAG GCTATACTGACAAGTATAGTTTTGAAATCAAATGTTACCATGTTGGATATCGTGAGCACCCGAATGCTTGGGCAGTATGGCTTTCTAGCAAAG GTTTTTTCCATATTTGAAGACTTGGGCATTTCTGTTGATAGTGTGGCAACTAGCGAAGTCAGTATTTCCTTAACCTTAGATCCGTCAAAGCTGTGGAGTAGAGAATTAATCCAGCAGGCAAGTGTTTGA
- the LOC109711717 gene encoding auxin response factor 4-like has protein sequence MRAGGGGGAAARGSDDALYTELWLACAGPLVTLPRQGELVFYFPQGHIEQVEASTNQVADNKIAMYDLPPKILCRVLNVQLKAEPDTDEVFAQVMLLPEANQDENTVEKLKPPPPPPRPHVHSFCKTLTASDTSTHGGFSVLRRHADECLPPLDMSQQPPTQELVAKDLHGVEWRFRHIFRGQPRRHLLQSGWSVFVSSKRLVAGDAFIFLRGETGELRVGVRRAMRQLTNVPPSVISSHSMHLGVLATAWHAVSTKTMFTVYYKPRTSPSEFIIPYDQYMESVKNNYSVGMRFKMRFEGEEAPEQRFTGTIVGIGDVDPVMWSGSKWRCLQVRWDETSSIPRPDRVSPWKIEPASTPPVYPLPISRVKRSRPNALSNSPDSSVLTKEGAIKANADPSKPHAISRVPEVVGIRSNITDSNESDTVQKPLIWPPPLDEDNNDAISSQRRLCSDSWMQMGSRHEPNYKDIVSGHQSFGNNPRGFCLQFFEETPCGLNYSNKNHCRDHGGGDRNLLASSYSLRPAESPLNRESSRMKVPPQISELPCWDTQNINYSNLGEFSQVQNLRTENSSPKWLTQLLPASQKQHVPHTEMVRTNESGIYKLFGFHLNSIPPASDQMKSLKNPNVDPISSAPTSVPIKQAPAAEENTTSVSTAAMESENGKYIQQCPQSGNKDVQSKLQGGPRSCTKVHKQGIALGRSVDLTKFYGYDELIAELDQMFEFEGELMSANKKWLIVYTDNEGDMMLVGDDPWEEFCRMVRKIFIYTREEVRNMNPRSLIPRAESSPAGAEGNAAAKETKARPLSSTTNSENC, from the exons atgAGAGcaggaggaggtggcggcgcGGCCGCGAGAG GTTCGGATGACGCGCTCTATACGGAGCTGTGGCTAGCGTGCGCCGGGCCCCTGGTGACGCTTCCTCGCCAGGGGGAGTTGGTCTTCTACTTCCCCCAGGGTCATATCGAGCAG GTGGAGGCATCGACGAATCAGGTGGCAGATAATAAGATTGCGATGTACGATCTTCCGCCAAAAATCCTTTGTCGGGTGCTCAACGTCCAGCTTAAG GCGGAACCGGATACAGATGAAGTTTTTGCACAGGTGATGCTGCTCCCGGAGGCAAAT CAAGATGAGAATACTGTGGAGAAGTTGAAGCCCCCTCCACCACCACCGAGGCCTCACGTGCACTCCTTCTGCAAAACGCTAACTGCTTCTGATACAAGCACTCATGGTGGGTTCTCAGTTCTCAGGCGGCATGCTGATGAGTGTCTTCCTCCGCTG GATATGAGCCAGCAGCCCCCAACACAGGAGCTGGTGGCAAAGGATCTGCATGGGGTGGAGTGGCGATTCCGCCATATATTTCGTG GTCAGCCAAGGAGGCATCTGCTGCAAAGCGGCTGGAGTGTATTCGTTAGTTCCAAAAGGCTTGTGGCTGGGGATGCTTTTATCTTTCTAAG AGGAGAAACTGGTGAGCTTCGTGTTGGCGTGAGACGGGCTATGAGACAACTTACCAATGTCCCACCTTCAGTCATTTCTAGCCATAGTATGCACCTTGGTGTCCTTGCAACTGCATGGCATGCCGTAAGCACAAAAACCATGTTCACTGTCTACTACAAACCCAG GACGAGCCCATCCGAGTTCATTATTCCATACGATCAATATATGGAATCTGTTAAAAACAACTATTCAGTAGGGATGAGATTTAAAATGAGGTTTGAAGGTGAAGAGGCCCCAGAACAGAG GTTTACTGGTACTATTGTTGGTATCGGAGATGTCGACCCAGTTATGTGGTCTGGATCAAAATGGAGATGCCTGCAG GTTCGATGGGACGAGACATCGTCTATTCCCCGTCCAGATAGAGTTTCTCCTTGGAAGATAGAGCCAGCTTCAACTCCTCCTGTTTATCCCCTTCCAATTTCTAGGGTTAAAAGGTCTAGACCGAATGCTTTGTCCAACTCCCCTGATTCATCTGTTCTGACAAAAGAAG GTGCAATCAAAGCGAACGCAGACCCTTCCAAACCTCATGCAATTTCCAGGGTTCCAGAAGTGGTGGGTATAAGGAGCAACATAACTGATAGTAATGAGTCGGACACTGTTCAGAAACCTTTAATATGGCCACCACCTCTTGATGAAGACAACAATGATGCAATTTCTTCTCAGAGAAGGTTATGTTCAGATAGTTGGATGCAGATGGGCAGCAGGCACGAACCCAACTATAAGGATATAGTATCTGGGCATCAATCTTTTGGCAATAACCCACGTGGTTTttgtttgcaattttttgaagaGACTCCTTGTGGCCTTAATTATTCAAACAAGAACCATTGTCGAGATCATGGAGGTGGCGACCGTAACTTGCTTGCAAGCTCATACTCCCTAAGGCCTGCAGAATCTCCCTTGAATAGGGAATCATCAAGGATGAAAGTGCCTCCCCAAATCAGTGAGTTACCTTGTTGGGACACTCAAAATATTAACTATAGTAATTTGGGAGAATTCTCTCAAGTGCAAAATCTTAGAACTGAAAACAGTTCACCCAAGTGGTTAACTCAACTGCTTCCAGCTTCTCAAAAGCAACATGTGCCGCATACTGAGATGGTGAGAACAAACGAAAGCGGCATTTATAAGCTATTTGGGTTTCATCTGAATAGCATTCCTCCTGCATCTGATCAAATGAAGTCATTAAAAAACCCTAATGTCGACCCTATTTCAAGTGCTCCAACATCAGTACCGATAAAACAAGCACCGGCTGCTGAGGAAAATACAACATCTGTAAGTACTGCTGCGATGGAGAGTGAGAATGGCAAGTATATTCAACAATGCCCACAAAGTGGTAATAAAGATGTTCAGAGCAAGCTTCAGGGTGGCCCTAGAAGCTGCACAAAg GTCCATAAGCAGGGAATAGCACTTGGTAGATCTGTTGACCTAACAAAGTTCTACGGCTATGATGAACTGATTGCCGAATTAGATCAAATGTTTGAATTTGAGGGCGAATTGATGTCTGCAAACAAAAAGTGGCTGATTGTGTATACTGATAACGAGGGTGATATGATGCTTGTTGGAGATGATCCTTGGGA AGAATTTTGCAGGATGGTCCGcaagatttttatatatacaagagAGGAGGTCCGGAATATGAATCCGAGGTCCTTGATCCCAAGAGCTGAGTCATCTCCAGCTGGTGCTGAAGGAAATGCGGCTGCAAAAGAAACGAAGGCTCGCCCGCTTTCGTCAACAACTAATTCGGAGAACTGCTAG